Proteins from one Listeria weihenstephanensis genomic window:
- a CDS encoding DUF896 domain-containing protein: MLEKSKIDRINELSHKKKAGTMTADEKIEQDTLREEYIKSFRNQVRDTIEHTTFIDPNGDDVTPDKIKRKREERKKL, encoded by the coding sequence ATGTTAGAAAAGTCCAAGATAGATCGTATCAATGAATTATCCCACAAAAAGAAAGCTGGGACGATGACAGCGGATGAGAAAATCGAGCAAGATACACTGCGTGAAGAATACATCAAGTCATTCCGAAACCAAGTGCGAGATACAATTGAACACACCACATTTATTGATCCTAATGGTGACGATGTGACACCAGATAAGATCAAACGGAAGCGAGAAGAACGAAAAAAATTATAA
- the tkt gene encoding transketolase codes for MFDKTDQLAINTIRTLSIDAIQKANSGHPGLPMGAAPMAYALWSKVLKANPANSHWFNRDRFVLSAGHGSMLLYSLLHLSGYKLGLEDLKQFRQWDSKTPGHPEVHHTDGVDATTGPLGQGIAMAVGMAMAERHLEAMYNKDGFPVVDHYTYALCGDGDLMEGVASEAASLAGHQQLGRLVLMYDSNDISLDGDLDKSFSESVKQRFESYGWEHLLVKDGNDTAEILAAIEKAKQNTSQPTMIEVKTVIGFGAPNAGTSKVHGAPLGADGIKAAKAAYGWDYEEDFHVPSEVYDRFKETIATRGAKEEKAWNDMFSTYKEKYPELAAQLELTLKEELPAGWDKDLPVYEEGSSLASRASSGEVINALAATLPQLFGGSADLAGSNNTNIATDGEFTKEAPAERNIWFGVREFAMGAALNGMALHAGLKVYGGTFFVFSDYLRAAIRLSAIQNLPVNYVLTHDSIAVGEDGPTHEPVEQVASLRAMPGLTVLRPADGNEVVAAWKIAIRSTNRPTALVLTRQNLPTLPNSVKLAEEGVAKGAYVLSPAKKDVPDVLLLATGSEVHLAVQAQEALAKDGIDASVVSMPAFDLFEQQSEAYKESVLPNAVRKRVSIEMGSTLGWGRYVGLDGKTIGIDKFGASAPGNTIIENYGFTVENVVKTVKSL; via the coding sequence TTGTTTGATAAAACAGACCAATTAGCAATTAATACTATTCGAACATTATCGATCGACGCAATTCAAAAAGCCAATTCTGGACACCCAGGATTACCAATGGGGGCTGCTCCAATGGCCTACGCCTTATGGTCCAAAGTACTGAAGGCAAATCCAGCGAATTCACACTGGTTTAACCGTGATCGTTTTGTACTTTCTGCGGGCCATGGCTCTATGTTACTCTATAGCTTGTTACACTTAAGTGGCTATAAATTAGGATTAGAGGATTTGAAACAGTTCCGTCAATGGGATAGCAAAACACCAGGGCATCCAGAAGTACATCATACGGACGGTGTTGATGCAACAACTGGTCCACTTGGACAAGGTATTGCAATGGCTGTTGGTATGGCGATGGCAGAAAGACATTTAGAAGCAATGTATAACAAAGATGGATTCCCAGTCGTAGATCATTATACATATGCGCTATGTGGTGATGGAGATTTGATGGAAGGTGTTGCTTCTGAAGCGGCTTCTCTTGCAGGACATCAACAATTAGGCCGCTTAGTTTTAATGTATGATTCAAATGATATTTCACTTGATGGTGATTTAGATAAGTCTTTCTCTGAAAGTGTGAAACAACGCTTCGAGTCTTATGGATGGGAACATCTTCTTGTAAAAGATGGCAATGATACAGCTGAAATTTTAGCTGCTATTGAAAAAGCAAAACAAAATACATCGCAACCAACTATGATTGAAGTAAAAACTGTCATTGGATTTGGTGCTCCAAATGCTGGAACAAGCAAAGTACATGGTGCTCCACTAGGTGCGGATGGTATAAAAGCAGCAAAAGCAGCATATGGTTGGGATTATGAAGAAGATTTCCACGTGCCAAGCGAAGTCTATGATCGTTTCAAAGAGACGATCGCAACTCGTGGCGCAAAAGAAGAAAAAGCTTGGAACGATATGTTCTCCACATATAAAGAAAAATATCCAGAATTGGCAGCTCAATTAGAACTTACCTTGAAGGAAGAGCTTCCAGCAGGATGGGATAAAGATTTACCTGTATATGAAGAAGGTTCATCCCTTGCTAGCCGGGCTTCAAGTGGTGAAGTAATCAATGCGTTAGCGGCTACATTACCGCAACTATTTGGTGGTTCAGCAGATCTAGCCGGATCAAATAACACAAATATCGCAACAGACGGTGAGTTTACAAAAGAAGCACCTGCAGAACGTAATATCTGGTTTGGAGTTCGTGAATTTGCGATGGGTGCTGCTTTAAACGGAATGGCGCTCCATGCTGGTCTTAAAGTTTACGGTGGAACATTCTTCGTATTCTCAGATTACCTTCGTGCAGCTATCCGTTTGTCAGCGATTCAAAATTTACCTGTAAACTATGTGTTAACACATGATAGTATTGCGGTTGGTGAAGATGGCCCAACACATGAGCCAGTAGAGCAAGTTGCTTCTCTTCGCGCTATGCCTGGTTTGACAGTTCTTCGCCCAGCAGATGGTAACGAAGTCGTTGCTGCATGGAAAATTGCTATTCGCTCAACAAATCGTCCGACAGCTCTTGTATTAACGAGACAAAACTTACCAACATTACCTAATTCTGTGAAATTAGCAGAAGAAGGCGTTGCAAAAGGAGCGTACGTATTATCGCCTGCTAAAAAAGATGTTCCAGATGTCCTTCTTTTAGCTACAGGTTCTGAAGTTCATTTGGCAGTGCAAGCACAAGAAGCACTTGCGAAAGATGGCATCGATGCTTCTGTTGTCAGCATGCCGGCATTTGATCTTTTCGAGCAACAGTCAGAGGCGTATAAAGAAAGCGTATTGCCAAATGCTGTTCGCAAACGTGTATCCATTGAAATGGGATCAACGCTTGGTTGGGGTCGTTATGTAGGTCTTGATGGCAAAACAATCGGTATTGATAAATTTGGAGCTTCAGCACCAGGTAATACTATTATTGAAAACTATGGCTTTACAGTTGAAAATGTTGTAAAAACTGTAAAATCTCTATAA
- a CDS encoding YneF family protein, giving the protein MWYILIGILCLLAGLALGFFIARRYMMTYLKKNPPINEQMLQMMMAQMGMKPSQKKINQMMNAMGKQQEKEVKPKKKK; this is encoded by the coding sequence TTGTGGTATATACTTATCGGCATACTATGCTTACTTGCGGGTTTAGCTTTAGGATTCTTCATTGCAAGACGTTACATGATGACGTATCTGAAGAAAAACCCACCAATTAATGAGCAAATGTTACAAATGATGATGGCCCAAATGGGAATGAAACCATCGCAAAAGAAAATTAACCAAATGATGAATGCAATGGGTAAACAGCAAGAAAAAGAAGTAAAACCTAAGAAGAAAAAATAA